Proteins encoded within one genomic window of Budorcas taxicolor isolate Tak-1 chromosome 12, Takin1.1, whole genome shotgun sequence:
- the LOC128057852 gene encoding golgin-45-like — protein sequence MTTLESLEAKVILTSSPIRGVGDGMETEEPPKSIEVTPGIQPITHHILQSPRKKAVPSESPGVLQLGKILAEKAVEVEAVKILVPKAAITHNIPYKNAKVKSLGHHKGELLGQPDGVIEPRKELSEVKNTLEKLKNSERRLLQDKEGLSSQLRVQSDVNRELKKLLVASVGDDLQYHFERVAREKNQLILENEALGQNIAQLSEQLERMSIQCDVRRSKFLASRVMADELTNSRAVLQRQNRDAQSAIQDLLSEREQFRQEMVAMQKLLEELLVSLQWGREQTYYPRGQPHSTAELALTNHKLAKAVNSHLLGNVGTNGQKKVPSTVEFCSTPAEKMAETVLRILDPVTCTESSPDNPFSESSPTTLLATKKNIGRSHPYTRYENITFDCCNHCQGELVAL from the coding sequence ATCCTTACTTCATCCCCAATCCGAGGAGTGGGAGATGGAATGGAAACTGAGGAGCCACCTAAATCTATTGAAGTTACTCCTGGAATCCAACCTATAACACATCACATCCTTCAGAGTCCACGAAAGAAAGCAGTCCCATCAGAGAGCCCAGGAGTTCTTCAGCTAGGGAAGATTCTTGCTGAAAAAGCCGTGGAAGTCGAAGCTGTAAAAATATTAGTTCCCAAAGCCGCTATAACCCATAATATCCCCTACAAAAATGCAAAGGTTAAGTCTCTGGGACATCATAAAGGAGAACTCCTTGGCCAGCCAGATGGAGTCATAGAACCCAGAAAGGAACTGTCCGAGGTAAAGAATACATTGGAAAAGCTCAAGAACTCTGAAAGGAGATTGCTACAGGACAAAGAAGGCCTTTCAAGTCAGCTCAGAGTACAGTCAGACGTCAATCGTGAGTTAAAAAAGCTGCTGGTGGCTTCTGTTGGGGATGACCTTCAGTATCACTTTGAACGTGTAGCCCGTGAGAAAAATCAGCTTATTTTAGAAAACGAAGCCCTGGGTCAAAAcattgctcagctttctgaaCAGTTAGAACGGATGTCGATACAGTGTGATGTGCGGCGAAGTAAATTCCTCGCAAGCAGGGTTATGGCAGATGAGTTAACCAACTCCAGAGCAGTTCTGCAGCGTCAGAACCGTGATGCACAGAGCGCTATACAAGATCTCCTGAGTGAACGGGAACAGTTTCGTCAGGAAATGGTAGCTATGCAGAAGTTGCTGGAGGAGCTCTTGGTCTCTTTGCAGTGGGGAAGGGAGCAAACTTACTACCCTAGAGGGCAACCTCACAGCACGGCAGAACTGGCATTAACAAATCACAAGCTGGCAAAAGCAGTAAATTCTCATCTTCTGGGAAATGTTGGCACTAATGGTCAAAAAAAGGTTCCATCAACAGTTGAATTCTGCAGTACTCCAGCAGAAAAAATGGCTGAAACGGTTCTACGCATTTTGGATCCAGTTACATGTACAGAAAGCTCACCTGATAATCCATTTTCCGAGTCTTCACCAACCACCTTACTtgctacaaagaaaaatattggacGATCTCATCCCTATACAAGATATGAAAATATAACTTTCGATTGCTGCAATCACTGCCAGGGAGAACTTGTTGCCCTTTAA